Part of the Vigna unguiculata cultivar IT97K-499-35 chromosome 3, ASM411807v1, whole genome shotgun sequence genome, AGAAGctttaaaagaatattataaaatataaaaagaaaatcaacaaAATTACTTTGTAGCCTTTGAATAAATAAGCATTGTAAATATCTGCATAgatttaaacattatttaaaaataataataaccacttaacttttttttactcaaataaagtgactttttaaaaaaatattttcaaataataacaaaatattcatattttaacattttcaaaTGGATTTATTTAACAGCAATTTTGTCATTTCCCATGTAAAAACCTTATAACTTGTCCTGAAATAGAAAAACTTGCTATAGTATAGAATCATGCTTCTGTTTCACTTCCCAAAACAAAATCTTCAACAGTAAGTGCCTCATTTTGTGCTACAAATTTCTAATGCTCCACCTTAGAAGGAAGAAAGACAACACAAAGCAAAGCATATTATATGTCTGTGAGTCCATGACATTGTTTGCAATGCTTTGAGACAATGAatcacttttcttctttatctaaCACCCTTATATACCTTCCTTCTTAGGCCAAAAGTAACTTAAATTGTTCTCCAATTTCTTCACCAAGAATCagaaaatcaaaaataaaaaaccacttGAGCACAGTGAACCATAGTAATTGTTTCTTGCTGGTGATGTTCATCACAATCACACTAATCATGATCTATATCAGGTTATCTCCTTCTGTGACATGTACCAAAATCAAACACCATGTAATCTAACTCATTTGTTTTGATCCTACAAACCCATAATTTCTCTCTTAATCTTTTCAACCACACAGTTTCCATTATTTTGCACCGAAGCTGTGATGGCCAATATCAATTTCCCATTATTAACAGTCACATTTGCAGCCAAAATCTCTGCTTGGTGATTGCAAAACACCTTGAAAATCTGTGCCACCAAACCTGGTCGAGGCACCCATTGAATACCAAAGAATGCAACATTAGCAGAAACAGTAACCACGATTGAACAATCTCTATTATTGTTACCACATTCAACCGTGGATCCTTCCACTCCTTTCACAGTCTCCTTCAACTTCTTCAACTCCTCCAACCTCTGCTTCTTCTTCTCAAGCTCTTTTATGTACCCAATTGTCTCGTTTACTATCACTTCTCTCGTAGCCTATGATTCCCC contains:
- the LOC114175048 gene encoding basic helix-loop-helix protein A-like, which codes for MQGRITKKETETHSTMPPLSQIPPSSSSSFPHPSSIAEATANTTTTRKRVKRMVHSHCGSINMERERRSKMTQMFTQLQTSVPGLLPQATREVIVNETIGYIKELEKKKQRLEELKKLKETVKGVEGSTVECGNNNRDCSIVVTVSANVAFFGIQWVPRPGLVAQIFKVFCNHQAEILAANVTVNNGKLILAITASVQNNGNCVVEKIKREIMGL